Proteins co-encoded in one Halorussus lipolyticus genomic window:
- a CDS encoding AMP-dependent synthetase/ligase has protein sequence MEWRDAERAYEDEVVGRSTIPRLFEESAARHENRPAQQYKGGVYDRSLAGSAFVPAADGQFRALSYTEMRDIVRSLSAGFRELGVEADDRVGIFADTRMEWAQADFGLLSAGAVVTTVYRGSSPNQVEYLLGDPDADGVVVESAELLDRVVSVQDSLDLEFAVVMDELGGEGEATAADADFEVLTLGELYERGSEAFDREAYESWLDARDPEDLATLIYTSGTTGQPKGVRLTHWNFRSNVNQCYKRFGPRPDKGDLPTISEESSTVSFLPLAHVFERLAGHFLMFAAGATVAYAENPETIQEDFQQVQPTTGTSVPRVYERMYDAIREQAESSPVSERLFEWATEVGREYFEAESPGAALRAKRAVADKLVFRKVRDGLGGNIDFFISGGGSLSADLCALYHGMGLPILEGYGLTETSPVISVNPPEEPKVGTIGPPVTDAEVRVDSSTVSQEIFDDTEGEVGELLVRGPQVTDGYWEMPDETEQAFTEEDGKRWFRTGDIVELRPDGYIAFEERAKELLVLSTGKNVAPGPIEDAFAASNLVEQVVVVGDGHKFVSALVVPNFEEVRKRADREGIDLPDGNRELTNHETVREWMDEEVAEVNQRFESHEKIKQFRVVGEKFTEDNNLLTPTMKKKRRNILDRFADQIDEIYEREYETA, from the coding sequence ATGGAATGGCGTGACGCCGAACGGGCGTACGAAGACGAGGTGGTCGGTCGGTCCACGATACCGCGACTGTTCGAGGAGAGCGCGGCCCGCCACGAGAACCGGCCGGCCCAGCAGTACAAGGGCGGCGTCTACGACCGGTCGCTCGCGGGGTCGGCGTTCGTCCCGGCGGCCGACGGCCAGTTTCGGGCGCTGTCGTACACCGAGATGCGCGACATCGTTCGGTCGCTTTCGGCCGGGTTCCGCGAGTTGGGCGTCGAGGCCGACGACCGCGTGGGTATCTTCGCCGACACCCGGATGGAGTGGGCGCAGGCGGACTTCGGCCTGCTGTCAGCGGGCGCGGTCGTAACGACGGTCTACCGCGGGTCGTCGCCGAATCAGGTCGAGTATCTGCTGGGCGACCCCGACGCCGACGGCGTGGTGGTGGAGAGCGCCGAACTGCTCGATAGGGTGGTGTCGGTACAGGACTCGCTCGACCTCGAATTCGCGGTCGTGATGGACGAACTCGGCGGAGAAGGCGAGGCGACTGCCGCCGACGCCGACTTCGAGGTCCTGACGCTCGGCGAACTCTACGAGCGCGGGAGCGAGGCCTTCGACCGCGAGGCGTACGAGTCGTGGCTCGACGCCCGCGACCCGGAGGACTTGGCGACGCTCATCTACACCTCGGGCACCACCGGGCAACCCAAGGGCGTCAGACTGACACACTGGAACTTCCGGTCGAACGTCAACCAGTGCTACAAGCGGTTCGGTCCTCGGCCCGACAAGGGCGACCTGCCGACCATCAGCGAGGAGTCCAGCACCGTCTCGTTCCTCCCCCTCGCCCACGTCTTCGAGCGCCTCGCGGGCCACTTCCTGATGTTCGCGGCCGGTGCGACCGTGGCCTACGCCGAAAATCCCGAGACGATTCAGGAGGACTTCCAGCAGGTCCAACCGACGACGGGAACCAGCGTGCCGCGAGTCTACGAACGGATGTACGACGCCATCCGCGAGCAGGCCGAGTCGTCGCCGGTCTCCGAACGCCTGTTCGAGTGGGCCACCGAGGTCGGCCGGGAGTACTTCGAGGCCGAGAGTCCGGGGGCGGCGCTCCGGGCCAAGCGCGCCGTCGCCGACAAACTCGTCTTCCGGAAGGTCCGCGACGGACTCGGGGGCAACATCGACTTCTTCATCTCGGGCGGCGGGAGCCTCTCGGCCGACCTCTGTGCGCTCTATCACGGGATGGGCCTGCCGATTCTGGAGGGCTACGGCCTGACCGAAACCTCGCCCGTCATCTCGGTCAATCCGCCCGAGGAGCCGAAAGTCGGCACCATCGGCCCGCCGGTCACGGACGCCGAGGTCAGAGTCGATAGCTCGACCGTCTCGCAGGAAATCTTCGACGACACCGAGGGCGAAGTCGGCGAACTCCTCGTGCGGGGACCCCAAGTGACCGACGGCTACTGGGAGATGCCCGACGAGACCGAACAGGCGTTCACCGAGGAGGACGGCAAGCGGTGGTTCCGGACCGGCGACATCGTGGAACTCCGGCCCGACGGCTACATCGCGTTCGAGGAGCGCGCCAAGGAGTTGTTGGTCCTCTCGACCGGGAAGAACGTCGCGCCCGGACCCATCGAGGACGCCTTCGCCGCCAGCAACCTTGTCGAGCAGGTCGTCGTGGTCGGCGATGGCCACAAGTTTGTCTCGGCGCTCGTGGTCCCGAACTTCGAGGAAGTCCGCAAGCGCGCCGACCGGGAGGGCATCGACCTGCCCGACGGTAATCGGGAACTCACCAACCACGAGACGGTCCGGGAGTGGATGGACGAGGAAGTCGCGGAAGTCAACCAGCGATTCGAGTCCCACGAGAAAATCAAGCAGTTCCGGGTTGTCGGCGAGAAGTTCACCGAGGACAACAATTTGCTTACTCCGACGATGAAAAAGAAGCGTCGGAACATTCTCGACCGATTCGCCGACCAGATAGACGAGATTTACGAGCGGGAGTACGAGACCGCGTAG
- a CDS encoding flippase activity-associated protein Agl23 has protein sequence MASKTETETSRPTADARETLTGYASRTQLVVLGVTLVALVARFVQLGHRVAHQDEARVAYWAYRFMENGVYEYRPIVHGPFLTIVDGHLFGLFGASDFTMRLVVALIGGLLPLSALLFRQRLRDSEVVTMALLLAFNPVLLYYSRFYRNDILLAGLMLVAFGLFVRAYDSERPAYLYAGTAIFALAFTTKENALVYPVCWLGAAALLWDHRLFVQRAGERGLLAVAWERVRTTAVGAWRWAEHLSASVFLFFAIVVFFYAPRNTDRLPGNDTPGLYEALGDPTLLPAVAHEATFGSWDKFLGQWGSGNESSYLSTLESLWPVFESGAIVLLAFAVLGFVVDRYTDERPRDAVAFAAYWGFASFLGYPVIVDNPFPWEVIHVIVPLVVPAAVGLALVARLGLESISEGDAISATAAMLVLLVVVGQVGATAVGTSYLNSQSDDNELVQYAQSSSEMKPLLGEVREVVESNDGTDVLYYGDDPNFDGDNLYAADSSSHAAPPAGNGWFARLPFAWYMETFGAETNSVKQAEKLQGGDKPPVVIALGDANSCSKDYDNAEDIDEYMAGYERHEVQRYLHDSGCVISSAVVYVDENATTE, from the coding sequence ATGGCATCGAAAACTGAAACCGAGACCTCTCGGCCGACCGCCGACGCCCGCGAGACCCTGACCGGTTACGCCTCACGGACCCAGTTGGTCGTCCTCGGGGTCACGCTGGTCGCGCTGGTGGCCCGGTTCGTCCAACTCGGCCACCGGGTCGCCCACCAAGACGAGGCCCGCGTCGCCTACTGGGCGTACCGCTTCATGGAGAACGGAGTCTACGAGTACCGACCCATCGTTCACGGTCCCTTCCTGACTATCGTGGATGGCCACCTGTTCGGCCTGTTCGGGGCCTCGGACTTCACGATGCGCCTCGTCGTCGCGCTCATCGGCGGCCTGCTTCCCCTGTCCGCCCTGCTGTTCCGCCAGCGACTGCGAGATTCGGAGGTCGTCACGATGGCGCTCCTGCTGGCGTTCAACCCAGTCCTGCTCTACTACTCGCGGTTCTACCGCAACGACATCCTGCTGGCGGGCCTGATGCTGGTCGCGTTCGGCCTGTTCGTCCGGGCCTACGACAGCGAGCGCCCGGCCTACCTCTACGCCGGGACAGCAATTTTCGCGCTGGCCTTCACTACGAAGGAGAACGCGCTGGTCTACCCGGTCTGTTGGCTCGGGGCCGCGGCCCTGCTGTGGGACCACCGGCTGTTCGTCCAGCGAGCGGGCGAGCGGGGCCTGCTGGCCGTCGCGTGGGAGCGCGTTCGGACGACTGCCGTCGGCGCGTGGCGATGGGCCGAACACCTCTCGGCGTCGGTGTTCCTCTTTTTCGCCATCGTGGTGTTCTTCTACGCGCCCCGGAACACCGACCGCCTGCCCGGCAACGACACGCCCGGCCTCTACGAGGCGCTGGGCGACCCGACCCTGCTCCCGGCAGTCGCCCACGAAGCCACCTTCGGTTCGTGGGACAAGTTCCTCGGCCAGTGGGGAAGCGGCAACGAGAGTTCGTACCTCTCGACGCTGGAATCGCTCTGGCCGGTGTTCGAGTCGGGCGCAATCGTCCTGCTCGCGTTCGCCGTCCTCGGGTTCGTCGTGGACCGCTACACCGACGAGCGACCCCGCGACGCCGTGGCGTTCGCGGCCTACTGGGGCTTCGCCAGCTTCCTCGGCTACCCCGTCATCGTGGACAACCCCTTCCCGTGGGAGGTCATCCACGTCATCGTCCCGCTCGTGGTTCCGGCGGCGGTCGGCCTCGCGCTGGTGGCCCGCCTCGGCCTCGAAAGCATCTCGGAGGGTGATGCCATCTCTGCCACCGCCGCCATGCTGGTCCTACTGGTCGTGGTCGGGCAGGTCGGTGCGACCGCGGTCGGAACTTCCTACCTCAACTCCCAGAGCGACGATAACGAGTTGGTCCAGTACGCCCAGTCGTCCTCGGAGATGAAGCCCCTGCTGGGCGAGGTCCGGGAGGTGGTCGAATCGAACGACGGCACCGACGTACTGTACTACGGTGACGACCCCAACTTCGACGGCGACAACCTCTACGCCGCGGACTCGTCGTCGCACGCGGCACCGCCGGCCGGGAATGGCTGGTTCGCCAGACTCCCGTTCGCGTGGTACATGGAGACCTTCGGCGCTGAGACGAACAGCGTGAAGCAGGCCGAAAAATTACAGGGCGGTGACAAGCCGCCGGTCGTCATCGCGCTCGGCGACGCCAACTCCTGTTCGAAGGACTACGACAACGCCGAGGACATAGACGAGTACATGGCCGGTTACGAGCGCCACGAGGTCCAGCGATACCTCCACGACAGCGGGTGCGTCATCAGTAGCGCGGTCGTCTACGTGGACGAGAACGCGACGACGGAGTAG
- a CDS encoding thiolase family protein, producing the protein MGDDTTPVIAKAIRTPQGKQDGAFADTRSEDLSIPLIDTILDETGLTGNHVDDLMWGVAQQRDEQDNNVARVIALLSDLGEEVPAASINRWCASSMQAVISASDAIRAGQRDVIIAGGVENMSRVPMGGGYQGRSIHPRMSEEYNLPGLQMGMTAEKVAEEYEVSREAQDEYAARSHHRAAEATESGRFDDEIVPIETDEGVVETDEGIRPGTDVETLAGLPSVFVGDGTVTAGNSSGIADGAAATLVTSKAFAEDHGLDIMAEVGDNNVAGVDPSVMGIGPVPATEGLLERTGESIEEFDLVELNEAFASQTVYAKNELGVPDEKFNVNGGAIAIGHPLGASGARLPVTLVNEMQKRDAEKGLATLCVGFGQGAAITFER; encoded by the coding sequence ATGGGAGACGACACCACTCCAGTCATCGCTAAGGCCATCCGAACGCCGCAGGGCAAGCAGGACGGCGCGTTCGCCGATACCCGAAGCGAGGACCTCTCGATTCCGCTCATCGACACCATCTTGGACGAGACGGGTCTCACCGGCAACCACGTGGACGACCTGATGTGGGGCGTCGCACAACAGCGCGACGAGCAGGACAACAACGTGGCGCGCGTCATCGCTCTGCTGTCGGACCTCGGCGAGGAGGTCCCCGCCGCTTCGATTAACCGGTGGTGTGCCTCCTCGATGCAGGCGGTCATCAGCGCGAGTGACGCCATCCGGGCGGGCCAGCGAGACGTCATCATCGCGGGCGGCGTCGAGAACATGTCCCGCGTGCCGATGGGCGGCGGCTATCAGGGCCGGTCCATCCACCCGCGGATGTCCGAGGAGTACAACCTCCCCGGCCTCCAGATGGGGATGACCGCCGAGAAGGTCGCCGAGGAGTACGAAGTCAGCAGGGAGGCCCAAGACGAGTACGCCGCGCGGAGTCACCACCGCGCCGCCGAGGCTACCGAGTCGGGGCGCTTCGACGACGAAATCGTCCCCATCGAGACCGACGAGGGCGTCGTGGAGACGGACGAGGGCATCCGGCCCGGTACCGACGTAGAGACCCTCGCGGGCCTCCCCTCGGTGTTCGTCGGCGACGGGACGGTCACAGCGGGTAACTCCAGCGGCATCGCAGACGGCGCGGCCGCCACGCTGGTCACGAGCAAGGCGTTCGCCGAGGACCACGGCCTCGACATCATGGCCGAAGTCGGCGACAACAACGTCGCCGGAGTGGACCCGAGCGTGATGGGTATCGGTCCGGTTCCGGCGACCGAGGGCCTGCTCGAACGCACCGGCGAGTCCATTGAGGAGTTCGACCTCGTGGAACTCAACGAGGCGTTCGCAAGCCAGACCGTCTACGCCAAGAACGAACTCGGCGTCCCGGACGAGAAGTTCAACGTCAACGGCGGTGCAATCGCCATCGGCCACCCGCTCGGGGCCTCCGGCGCTCGACTCCCCGTCACGCTGGTCAACGAGATGCAGAAGCGCGACGCCGAGAAGGGCCTCGCCACGCTCTGCGTCGGTTTCGGACAGGGTGCGGCGATTACCTTCGAGCGATAG
- a CDS encoding Gfo/Idh/MocA family protein — translation MGAESTTDANVTEPVRIGLVGAGNRGRNHAARYDRIPGAEISAVADVDEPKARALADEYGAESYPTHAEMLESADLDAVNVCVHATLHADIAVDALEAGAHVFCEKPMAGSYADARRMVDAGDRTGNRLGVQNQLLYTTETRAAKALADAGELGQIYHGIAARSPGFSFSGDGNPEEVRLGARRRGTPYIDGYGAPAFVREDSAGGGVVLDLGSYTIGQLLYLMDSADGDSSAGPPTVERVRGQTFQTAPERAAEAENPEYADRIEESGYDVEDVATAFVTFDDGSVLSVKTSWSRYLDDESSAVVGTAGGVRLDPFEFFSTAGDVEMRASADLEEYLFRQQYLDGERGRQAFKAGIWADPLYHWVEGLLGRANPLPTADLALESMAVIEGIYRSAELGREVAREEITSDETE, via the coding sequence ATGGGAGCGGAATCTACTACCGACGCGAACGTCACCGAACCAGTCCGAATCGGCCTCGTGGGCGCTGGCAACCGCGGTCGGAACCACGCGGCGCGCTACGACCGGATTCCGGGCGCGGAAATCTCAGCGGTCGCCGACGTGGACGAACCGAAGGCCCGAGCGCTCGCCGACGAGTACGGTGCCGAAAGCTACCCGACCCACGCCGAGATGCTCGAATCGGCCGACCTCGACGCGGTGAACGTCTGCGTCCACGCGACCCTCCACGCCGACATCGCGGTGGACGCATTGGAGGCCGGCGCGCACGTCTTCTGCGAGAAGCCGATGGCCGGAAGCTACGCCGACGCCCGCCGGATGGTCGACGCTGGCGACCGGACCGGCAACCGACTCGGGGTCCAGAACCAACTGCTCTACACCACCGAGACCAGAGCGGCCAAGGCGCTCGCTGACGCGGGCGAACTCGGCCAAATCTACCACGGCATCGCGGCCCGGTCGCCGGGATTCTCCTTCTCGGGCGACGGAAATCCCGAGGAGGTCCGACTCGGCGCGCGCCGCCGGGGAACCCCCTACATCGACGGGTACGGCGCTCCGGCCTTCGTCCGCGAGGACTCGGCGGGCGGCGGGGTGGTCCTCGACTTGGGGAGTTACACGATTGGGCAACTCCTCTACCTGATGGACTCGGCCGACGGCGACTCGTCCGCCGGCCCACCGACCGTCGAGCGCGTCCGGGGCCAGACCTTCCAGACCGCCCCCGAGCGCGCCGCCGAGGCCGAAAATCCGGAGTACGCCGACCGAATCGAGGAGTCCGGATACGACGTAGAGGACGTGGCGACGGCGTTCGTCACCTTCGATGACGGGTCGGTCCTCTCGGTCAAGACCAGTTGGTCGCGCTACCTCGACGACGAGTCGAGCGCCGTGGTCGGCACCGCCGGAGGAGTCCGCCTCGACCCCTTCGAGTTCTTCTCGACGGCGGGCGACGTGGAGATGCGCGCCAGCGCCGACTTGGAGGAGTACCTGTTTCGCCAGCAGTACCTCGACGGCGAGCGCGGCCGGCAGGCGTTCAAAGCCGGCATCTGGGCCGACCCGCTCTATCACTGGGTCGAGGGCCTGCTGGGTCGCGCCAATCCCCTACCGACCGCCGACCTCGCGCTGGAGTCGATGGCAGTCATCGAGGGAATCTATCGCTCGGCCGAACTGGGCCGAGAGGTCGCGCGCGAGGAGATAACCTCGGACGAGACCGAATAA
- a CDS encoding N-6 DNA methylase, with protein sequence MSDRGNFGRQRDERRVFDENDAFEELGRGSATYEAYTETARDLLAADARFGAVRDEWERFFETSHGEVLADVDAENPRNLLFVDALYYDFVVDRLVAFAEREFDFALANRETNANTDALRFGFRELHARVADTADLADPLPDELTAADLRTAGTDFLRTLYESVVSRELRLALGEYYTPRGVAELAVDALDVARPERATFLDPGCGSGVFLSVCIDRKIAAMRGDRSAAQIVDAITDSVVGIDLNPVAVKSAKLNYLLSLAPALEAADIDRVELPVFLTDALGLAHDDPISFAGGTFDPTADYLVGNPPWIPWSRLSETVKSRWRETYAEDDDMNLLPHEGLDSRLGHANDDISLPFVWVCIDRYLTEEGKASFVLKRDVTKGPAGKLLRTLEVGDRSLALETIHDFNHLRPFGEQVGANAAIYALRADAENSFPVDAMSWTTRGDTADFATAEAMRDTLATEAVGVVPVDSDDGSSAWIREDAERAALGECAHEIRHGVKDDAQDVFSIARDEVADLEDDLIFPYLKSRHIVKYGLFGHDRRLVPLRKANDDNERELQNQYPKTYQYLENHREALEDRSSSWLDKGPFYNVFGLGEYTWRDYKVVWCRLGFKPHFAVVSTVEDDDLGEKQVVPGDHCMFVGTDSEAEAHFLCALLNSAVYQRSLDGVASEGKASLSKTVVSRLELPEWEESERQRRLADLSMQAHEIVPEHTDTSKRAYNKQTIPELEAVQAEIDSLVENLVARN encoded by the coding sequence ATGAGCGACCGCGGGAATTTCGGGCGTCAGCGCGACGAGCGCCGCGTCTTCGACGAGAACGACGCCTTCGAGGAGTTGGGCCGCGGGAGCGCGACCTACGAGGCCTACACAGAGACTGCGCGCGACCTGCTGGCGGCCGACGCGCGATTCGGGGCGGTCCGCGACGAGTGGGAGCGGTTCTTCGAGACAAGCCACGGCGAGGTTCTCGCCGACGTGGACGCCGAAAATCCGCGGAATCTGCTGTTCGTGGACGCGCTCTACTACGATTTCGTCGTGGACCGACTCGTCGCGTTCGCCGAACGCGAGTTCGATTTCGCGCTCGCCAACCGGGAGACCAACGCGAACACCGACGCCCTGCGGTTCGGCTTTCGGGAGTTGCACGCTCGGGTGGCCGATACAGCAGACCTCGCCGACCCGCTCCCCGACGAACTCACCGCGGCCGACCTCCGGACAGCAGGCACCGATTTCCTCCGGACTCTCTACGAGAGCGTCGTCTCGCGCGAACTCCGACTGGCCCTCGGCGAGTACTACACTCCTCGCGGCGTCGCCGAACTCGCGGTGGACGCCCTTGACGTTGCCCGCCCCGAGCGAGCCACCTTCCTCGACCCCGGATGCGGGTCGGGGGTGTTCCTCTCGGTCTGCATCGACCGAAAAATCGCCGCGATGCGGGGCGACCGCTCGGCCGCCCAAATCGTGGACGCAATCACCGATTCGGTGGTCGGCATCGACCTCAACCCGGTCGCGGTCAAGAGCGCGAAACTGAACTACCTGCTGTCGCTGGCTCCCGCCCTCGAAGCCGCCGACATCGACCGCGTGGAACTCCCGGTGTTTCTCACCGACGCGCTCGGACTGGCCCACGACGACCCCATCTCCTTCGCGGGCGGGACCTTCGACCCGACCGCCGACTACCTCGTCGGGAACCCGCCGTGGATTCCGTGGAGTCGCCTCTCGGAGACCGTCAAATCCCGGTGGCGCGAGACCTACGCCGAGGACGACGACATGAACCTCCTCCCCCACGAGGGATTGGACTCCCGACTCGGCCACGCCAACGACGACATCTCCCTGCCCTTCGTCTGGGTCTGCATCGACCGCTACCTGACCGAGGAGGGCAAAGCGAGTTTCGTCCTCAAGCGCGACGTGACCAAGGGTCCCGCAGGGAAACTCCTCCGGACGCTCGAAGTCGGCGACCGGTCGCTCGCCCTCGAGACGATTCACGACTTCAATCACCTCCGGCCCTTCGGCGAGCAGGTCGGCGCGAACGCCGCGATTTACGCGCTCCGGGCCGACGCCGAGAACTCCTTTCCGGTCGATGCAATGTCGTGGACCACCCGAGGAGACACCGCCGACTTCGCCACCGCCGAGGCCATGCGCGACACCCTCGCCACCGAGGCGGTCGGCGTGGTCCCGGTGGACAGCGACGATGGCTCCTCGGCGTGGATACGCGAGGACGCCGAACGCGCCGCTCTCGGGGAGTGCGCCCACGAGATTCGCCACGGCGTGAAAGACGACGCCCAAGACGTGTTCTCGATTGCCCGCGACGAGGTGGCCGACCTCGAAGACGACCTGATTTTTCCCTACCTCAAGTCGCGCCACATCGTCAAGTACGGCCTGTTCGGTCACGACCGCAGACTGGTGCCCCTCCGGAAGGCAAACGACGACAACGAACGGGAGTTGCAGAATCAGTACCCGAAAACCTACCAGTACCTCGAAAACCACCGCGAGGCCCTCGAAGACCGGTCGTCGTCGTGGCTCGACAAGGGACCGTTCTACAACGTCTTCGGTCTCGGCGAGTACACGTGGCGCGACTACAAGGTGGTGTGGTGCCGACTCGGGTTCAAGCCTCACTTCGCGGTCGTCTCGACCGTCGAGGACGACGATTTGGGCGAGAAACAGGTCGTCCCCGGCGACCACTGCATGTTCGTCGGCACCGACTCGGAGGCCGAGGCCCACTTCCTCTGCGCCCTGCTGAACTCGGCGGTCTACCAGCGGTCGCTCGACGGCGTGGCCTCCGAGGGGAAAGCCAGCCTCTCGAAGACGGTGGTCTCGCGCCTCGAACTCCCCGAATGGGAGGAGTCGGAACGCCAGCGCCGACTCGCCGACCTCTCGATGCAGGCCCACGAAATCGTCCCCGAACACACCGACACCTCGAAACGGGCCTACAACAAGCAGACGATTCCCGAGTTGGAAGCCGTGCAGGCCGAAATCGACAGTCTCGTGGAGAATCTAGTCGCCCGAAATTAG
- a CDS encoding NAD-binding protein, whose product MAAGSGASLVPIVAAIIGLGVGAQVLADRFQVPSVLFLIFAGILVGPEGLQVITAESFGGALSAIVGLSVAIIVFEGAFHLTIEKLREAPSATIKLITLGAVIALVGTAVVVRFALNQPWDVSMLVGSLLVATGPTVITPILEVVPVRDRVAIALETEGVVNDVTAAILAVVTFEVVVLEDPTVNKVITDFARRLGIGVFVGIVVAGVVWYLLRYVDLSPANAPQNARLITLAGALVAFGGANTLATEAGIAAVATSGILLGNADLPYKDDIEAFKGDITLLVLSFVFIALAALLEFEDLLALGLGGLAVVVAVAVLIRPVGVLLSTTGDRYTVGERFFMSAVGPRGIIPASVATLFAVQLQNAGMNAAANVLVGTVFLVILATVVFEGGFARHIAEYLDVIPMRVLVIGGGKVGRALAERLEDRGENVVIIEKTTEMVELARNEGFTVHKGDGTDTEVLRKAGADNAKIVVAATGDDDANLLVSQLADSKFDAETIIARANNPDNVDAFEDLGVRTISSSMATAWAIDNVIERPALSNWMTELGRSGDVQEIEVTAEDLVGKTIEELDTELPNGVLIALVGRDGDTEVPEEDFTLQHGDHITFLGRKEAVRQAISRCHPRA is encoded by the coding sequence GTGGCAGCCGGAAGTGGCGCAAGTCTCGTCCCGATAGTCGCCGCAATCATTGGCCTCGGTGTCGGAGCGCAGGTCTTAGCCGACCGCTTTCAAGTGCCCAGCGTGCTGTTTCTCATCTTCGCTGGTATCCTCGTCGGTCCAGAGGGGTTACAGGTCATCACCGCGGAGTCGTTCGGTGGCGCGCTGTCGGCCATCGTCGGCCTCTCGGTCGCCATCATCGTCTTCGAGGGCGCGTTTCACCTCACCATCGAGAAGTTGCGCGAGGCCCCCTCGGCGACGATCAAGCTCATCACCTTAGGTGCCGTCATCGCGCTGGTCGGGACCGCAGTCGTGGTCCGGTTCGCGCTGAACCAGCCGTGGGACGTGTCGATGCTCGTCGGGTCGCTACTGGTTGCGACCGGTCCGACGGTCATCACGCCGATTCTGGAGGTCGTCCCGGTCCGAGACCGGGTGGCCATCGCGCTCGAAACCGAGGGCGTCGTCAACGACGTGACCGCCGCGATTCTGGCGGTCGTGACGTTCGAGGTCGTCGTCCTCGAAGACCCGACGGTCAACAAGGTCATCACCGACTTCGCCCGGCGACTCGGCATCGGCGTCTTCGTCGGCATCGTGGTCGCTGGGGTCGTCTGGTACCTGTTGCGGTACGTGGACCTTTCGCCGGCCAACGCGCCACAGAACGCCCGCCTCATCACGCTCGCCGGGGCACTCGTTGCGTTCGGCGGTGCGAACACGCTGGCCACCGAGGCCGGCATCGCGGCGGTTGCGACCTCGGGCATTCTTCTCGGAAACGCGGACCTGCCCTACAAGGACGACATCGAGGCGTTCAAGGGCGACATCACCCTGCTGGTGCTGTCGTTCGTCTTCATCGCGCTGGCGGCGCTGTTGGAGTTCGAGGACCTGCTGGCGCTCGGCCTCGGCGGTCTGGCAGTCGTGGTCGCCGTCGCGGTCCTCATCCGACCGGTGGGCGTCCTGCTCTCGACGACCGGCGACCGCTACACCGTCGGCGAGCGATTCTTCATGAGCGCGGTCGGTCCGCGGGGTATCATCCCCGCGTCGGTCGCCACCCTGTTCGCGGTCCAACTGCAGAACGCCGGAATGAACGCCGCCGCGAACGTACTGGTCGGGACCGTCTTCCTCGTCATCCTCGCAACCGTGGTGTTCGAGGGCGGATTCGCCCGACACATCGCCGAATATCTGGACGTGATACCAATGCGTGTACTCGTAATCGGAGGCGGGAAGGTGGGCCGTGCGCTCGCCGAACGCCTCGAAGACCGTGGTGAGAACGTGGTCATCATCGAGAAGACCACCGAGATGGTAGAGCTAGCCCGCAACGAGGGCTTCACTGTTCACAAAGGCGACGGGACCGATACCGAGGTCCTGCGAAAAGCCGGCGCTGACAACGCCAAAATCGTCGTGGCCGCGACCGGCGACGACGACGCCAACCTGCTTGTCTCGCAACTCGCCGACTCGAAGTTCGACGCCGAGACCATCATCGCACGGGCCAACAACCCCGACAACGTGGACGCCTTCGAGGACCTCGGCGTTCGGACTATCTCCTCGTCGATGGCGACGGCGTGGGCCATCGACAACGTTATCGAACGCCCGGCGCTCTCGAACTGGATGACCGAACTCGGCCGGTCCGGCGACGTGCAGGAAATCGAGGTCACGGCCGAGGACCTCGTGGGCAAGACCATCGAGGAGTTAGACACCGAACTCCCGAACGGCGTCCTCATCGCGCTGGTCGGCCGGGACGGCGACACCGAGGTCCCCGAGGAGGACTTCACCCTCCAGCACGGCGACCACATCACCTTCCTCGGCCGGAAGGAGGCCGTCCGGCAGGCCATCAGTCGGTGCCACCCGCGGGCCTGA